From Gopherus flavomarginatus isolate rGopFla2 chromosome 7, rGopFla2.mat.asm, whole genome shotgun sequence, the proteins below share one genomic window:
- the BCL10 gene encoding B-cell lymphoma/leukemia 10 isoform X1 encodes MMKGTLLMMIHLGNQALRFFVALFAFCTLASYPQALERMRPYLCDKIIAERHFDYLRSKKILTREDAEEISCRPSSRKKTGKLLDYLAENPKGLDTLIESIRRERTQNFLLERITDVVLKVKNEKLEALKGLSCSSCMTSVYGGTNNLSRSYSDESNYYEKVKESTHNQPEEQFSTAAFVSASSLRSMNLPIVEMGSTENAVFSTTLPGPGDPGAPPLPPELQSEQQEASASSSDNRFLPLRSRSLLPQ; translated from the exons atgatgaaaggaacacttctcatgatgattcatttgggcaaccaggccttgcggttctttgttgcactgtttgcattttgcacacttgcctcttacccacag gCTTTAGAAAGGATGCGTCCCTATTTGTGTGACAAAATTATCGCGGAGAGACACTTTGATTACCTGCGATCAAAGAAAATACTCACTAGAGAGGACGCTGAAGAAATATCTTGTCGACCCTCAAGTAGGAAGAAAACTGGGAAGTTACTGGACTACTTAGCAGAAAATCCAAAGGGACTAGATACTTTGATTGAATCTATTAGAAGAGAAAGAACACAGAACTTCCTGTTAGAAAGGATAACTGATGTGGTGTTGAAAGTCAAAAATGAAAAACTTGAAGCTCTCAAAG GTCTGAGCTGCAGCAGCTGTATGACTTCAGTGTATGGAGGAACAAATAATCTTTCTAGGTCATACTCCGATGAATCCAATTACtatgaaaaagtaaaagaatctaCCCATAATCAACCAGAAGAACAGTTTAGTACAGCTGCTTTTGTGTCTGCTTCATCTCTTCGTTCAATGAATTTACCAATTGTGGAGATGGGAAGCACAGAAAATGCAGTCTTCTCCACCACGCTTCCAGGACCTGGGGATCCTGGAGCACCCCCTCTTCCACCAGAACTGCAGTCTGAACAACAGGAAGCCAGTGCCAGTTCAAGTGACAATCGTTTTCTGCCTTTAAGATCTCGTTCTCTTCTACCACAATGA
- the BCL10 gene encoding B-cell lymphoma/leukemia 10 isoform X2, which produces MEGPGPGLAARPLTEDEMAEVKKEALERMRPYLCDKIIAERHFDYLRSKKILTREDAEEISCRPSSRKKTGKLLDYLAENPKGLDTLIESIRRERTQNFLLERITDVVLKVKNEKLEALKGLSCSSCMTSVYGGTNNLSRSYSDESNYYEKVKESTHNQPEEQFSTAAFVSASSLRSMNLPIVEMGSTENAVFSTTLPGPGDPGAPPLPPELQSEQQEASASSSDNRFLPLRSRSLLPQ; this is translated from the exons ATGGAGGGCCCCGGGCCTGGGCTCGCCGCGCGGCCGCTCACCGAGGATGAGATGGCGGAGGTGAAGAAGGAA gCTTTAGAAAGGATGCGTCCCTATTTGTGTGACAAAATTATCGCGGAGAGACACTTTGATTACCTGCGATCAAAGAAAATACTCACTAGAGAGGACGCTGAAGAAATATCTTGTCGACCCTCAAGTAGGAAGAAAACTGGGAAGTTACTGGACTACTTAGCAGAAAATCCAAAGGGACTAGATACTTTGATTGAATCTATTAGAAGAGAAAGAACACAGAACTTCCTGTTAGAAAGGATAACTGATGTGGTGTTGAAAGTCAAAAATGAAAAACTTGAAGCTCTCAAAG GTCTGAGCTGCAGCAGCTGTATGACTTCAGTGTATGGAGGAACAAATAATCTTTCTAGGTCATACTCCGATGAATCCAATTACtatgaaaaagtaaaagaatctaCCCATAATCAACCAGAAGAACAGTTTAGTACAGCTGCTTTTGTGTCTGCTTCATCTCTTCGTTCAATGAATTTACCAATTGTGGAGATGGGAAGCACAGAAAATGCAGTCTTCTCCACCACGCTTCCAGGACCTGGGGATCCTGGAGCACCCCCTCTTCCACCAGAACTGCAGTCTGAACAACAGGAAGCCAGTGCCAGTTCAAGTGACAATCGTTTTCTGCCTTTAAGATCTCGTTCTCTTCTACCACAATGA